The genomic interval TTAGTATTGGAATTTCCTTCTCTAACCCCTGGCTGTGAATCTGTCTGTGCTATTGGGACCTTTGCAGTGTTTAGTActgatgaataattattacttgtgggggagggagggagggggctgCATGTTTACTGTTAGGCTATGATGATGGGGTTTAGTAAGATAATTCATAAGTGTTAATGGGCCCCATTGAGATGGCGGGGTAATCCTTACCCGAATGATCACACTGCagtttgtaatagttttcaCAAAAGGCACGTGGGGTTTGGGTAAGGTTTTGCAGCCATTTGATGTTGGGCTCCTCTCTCACAcatgatgtaaattttgtaacTCATTCTgagccacatttaaaacacacaagtgtttagggaagtggatgggaatgctcttatttttacgttttcaaactaaattttttattggatcTGAGTTGTCTTAACCCCTCGGCTGTGATGATGAGACAATCCGAACATGGTGATAGAACACTTTGGCACACACCTCCATGGCATGGTAACCCGGATGGCCGATAAATAGTGGCAACCGGTTGTTGCAACCATGCAAGGGAGGGTGCCAAGTGTGTCGTCATACGTTGCCATAGGATTCCTGAGCCGGCTACAAAAATCACTTGCAAATTTAGTTCTTAATTTTCTAACATGTGTATCACATGTTTtatgtttacaaatttttagagaTGGACTCAGGAGAGCATGGAAATATGTTCTTCACCAGCCTCCTGACTCAGGAGCCTGAACTTGaccacatttatgttggtcaagGTGAACAACATCCAGTGACTTTGGATGACTCTCCACCCCCGCCCCAAGTAGATCCTCCCCCCTCTCAAAGAAAATCAGCCAGGGGTGCAAACTTCACCCCCgaagaagacaagttacttgtctccgCATGGCTGAATAGTAGCATTGATGCCATCCAAGGAACGGACCAAAAACACGCCCAACTTTGGGAAAAAGTTAGTCAATACTTCAATGAttataaagaaagtacaaatGAGCGAAGTGTTGGGTCCTTAATACATCGGTGGTCTGCCATTCAAAAGGCGACGAACAAATTTTGTGCTAAACTCGCCCAAGTTGAAGGGCTAAATCAAAGTGGCATGactgagcaagacaaggtataagcatccactttattattatttatattcattatgTTCCCTTTATCTGCATTTTGGGttggttaattatttgattttcattttgaattggaAGTTTGACAAAGCGAAGGTCATGTACCAATCGCTTGAGAAAACGGCCTTTCagttcgagcattgttggcaGCTATTGAAAGACCAGCCGAAATGGAATCAGCGTTGCACAAAGGACGGGACAAAGCGAAGGTCAACGATGTCCCCTACATATTCGCGTACATCAGCAGTGGCAACTAATTCACCCATTGATTCAGTGGGTGGTACAGAGGGCGAGAATATGGAAACTAATAATGTCATCGAATTGGATAGGCCAATAGGAAGAAAAGCTGAGAAAGGAAAACGTAAGGCCCAAGGCAGAGCCTCAGAAGAGCTTGTGGAGCTCAGCAAGAAAAGGTATACTCTCCTAGAGGAGTCACGTGCTCAGGAGAAAGAATTTTTCCGACTCAAGGCGGAGAAGATGGCATATGAACGAGAAATGGAGGAAAATAAAAGTAGACAAGAGGATGAGAGACTGAGGTTGGAGGCGGAGAAACTGGAAATCGCCCGGTTGGAGAGAGAGGAGCGCATAATGTTGCTCGATGTGAGTACGTTAAATGAAGTTCAGCAAGTATATTTCCAGCAACTTCAAAGAGAGATATTGGCGCGACGCAATGCATCCTCAGattaaggctttttttttttgtaactaaacaTTTATTCAGCACATAAATGTGATGTATATTATGAACCACTCGTTTATGGCACTTTTCTgcgtttattgtattatataatttgtacgtTTGCAAAGTTTTATTAAGAAGATAGAAAACGTGATCGTCAAATTTAAATCATCCATGGAACAATATTTCTTGATTACAACTCGACATTACAAATTCTTAAACTATtacagataatgaaaatattacaataacttAACCTGCATTTTCTTGAAACCAAACatgttttttggaatgaaaattctagaaacttgaaatacaCCGTCGCTACTAATGATAAAATAGAGACTCCAACACAACCTTCTCTTCTATTGTTGGGAATGGAATTGCCAGTGATGTTCAATTAAATCTGCTTGTAGTTGATGATGTGCCGAGCTATCCCTAATTTCATGATGGCGCTGAATGAAGTTCATAAACTCATTTGTTGGATTGCGCGACAATTCTGGAATatcatcatcaagttgatcgTACTCCATGTTCAGACCCTGACTATCATCACGCTCGTCCTCAATGATCATgttatgtagaataacacatgttttcattatatttgttaggtCATTGACTTTGAATAATCGGGAAGGTCCACGAACGATTGCAAATCGTTGTTGAAGTACTCCGAAGGCACGCTCGACATCTTTTCTTGCAGATTCTTGTGCTGTggcaaagtttttcttcttattcccttgGGGTGATGGAATCGTCTTCACAAACGTTGGCCACTTAGGATAAATACCATCGGCAATGTAGTACCCCATAGTGTAGTCGTTgccattgattgtgtaattgactGGTGGAGCACGCCCTTGAGCAAGTTccgtgaaaataaaagatctctCTAGCACATTAATATCGTTATGTGAACCGGgcataccaaaaaatgcatgccatatccaaagatcatatgaagcaactgcttctaaaataatagttggttcacggATGTGGCCAGAGTACATACCTTTCCAGGCAGCGGGacaatttttccacttccaatgcatgcaatcaatgcttcCTAGCATTCCTGGGAATCCCCGTTGTTCACCAACAACAAGCAatcgagcaatatcattggcatttggagaccgcaaatattcatctgaaaaaataattacgattgtcttgcaaaattttttgagactctccattgcggtgctttctccaatacgtatgtattcatccataaaatctccagTAACCCCATAGGCCAGCATTCTAAGTGCTGcggttatcttttgcatagaagataaaccaagtcttccggcattatctcttctctggACGAAGTACGGCTCGTAAGCCTCTACCTCATTTAGGATACGGAGAAATAAGGGACGACTCATCCGAAATCTCCTTCGAAATAGATTGGAGGgatatactggattttctgAGAAATAGTCACGAAAAAGGCActcatgcccttgaatatgatcacgccgaaTAAACTTACGACGTTGGCGATTGCCATGATGTCTCGATGACTCTCCATCAGCCTCGGCATTAATAACAGCATCCAGCTCATCATCAgatgacaagtatgtaagtaATTTGCGAAAGAAAGAACGAGCCATTTAATAAAGGGAGTTAGATATGAGACTTGGAtttttgagaatgtgaatgcaTCCGAAAAtgcgtatttatagagaaaaaagttaccgttacatataagacaaaaaaagttaccgttagagaaaagacaaaaaaagtcaCCGTTGGAGAAGAgataaaaaatgttaccgtttgaTAAATGACAAAGCGTGTGTACTAATCATAACGaattaaaaatgttaccgttatactattctgcaaaatatttatcatcaataaacgaaaaatgcacatatttaaaaacattattatttttaatatcgatattgaattgaaaaataatattgtatttgtcaaaaaaatcgtataagtatttataaaatgtgatatttgaaaataagagaataagacaaaatagttagtagttaaaaatggaaatggaagtgagagaaaaaaataataaagaaagaatagaagaatattattttaatagaatagagaaaggatagaGAATGtgatgtagaaggttttatgaaaatgaataaaatttaggataaaattatagggagtgtcctttttaaataaaatttagaaaaaattttaggCATCTGGATGGGGATgctcttaggttgtgtttggatgttgaagtgagttgagttgagttgagttgagatgataaaatattattagaatattattttttaatattattattattttgggatttgaaaaagttgaattatttattatattttgtgttgaaatttgaaaaagttataatgatgagttgagatgagttgagaggagtttggtaaccaaacgaagccttagtcAATAGGAAAGATTCGTTGGAAGTTTAGAGGACTTgtaaagaggaagaaaaggacTGCAGATGTGACTCAAACCTGCCAATGAAGTTTCCAAGAGGGTGAGCAAGAAAGACTCTAAAGAGTCAAGGCTCCAAAGGGTAGCTTACAGCCACCGCtctcaattttaattaaatttaaaattattattttatatatatatattaatatttttaaataatttttaaaaaataaaaatcataatattattaaaatatatttttaattattaaataaaaaaataaaaaattacagaaaTAAAATAGAGCGATGATAGTAGCATTTTTCAGGCTCTAAAACATAAACATGTTCAGAAGAAAATTCCTAAAGTTCATGGGAAAAAGTGCCAAAACCTGGTGCCATCTTCCTGTATGCTTCCCTCCAAGACGCTACTTCTATTTCATGATGCACTTGCATATTActctttcctttctattttacCACTcacgcttttttttttaattttttttcttatttaatgattaagaaattttttttatttttttaaaatattaaaaaatacatatatgaatagacaaaaataaaataaaataaaagaatactgctagagccaccgctggctctagcatgtgttttttaatatattttttttacagttattttttatagaaatttttttaataattttaaatattttaaaaaaataaaataaatttataatattattaaaaaatacttcttcaatcatgaagtaaaaaaaattattaaaaaatatttctttaatcacaaagtaaattaaaaaaataatttttttatttcataattaaaaaaatattttttaataatattataattttttttattttttttaaatatttaaaattattaaaaaaatttatataaaattaaaattaaaaaaaaatacataaaaagatatattataGAGCCAGCGGTAGTTCTCTACCAGCGGCAactctattattattcaaaataaaatcctaTAATTAATTGTAGTTACCAGCGGTAAGTGTAGCAGCACTCAAAACTTAAAGCAGACCTATTTTCTTTCTCTGAAGTGGTTCCCACTTGTTCCGTGCAAAAGCATAATAAGAATCCAGTTACTTGCACGCGTCTCAAGTTTCCTTAGACTTTTGCTTTTCCAGTCTTGTAATCCTTCTAGTGGGTTAGAAATAGGGATATCACTAATTTAATGCGCTTACACAGAATTTTCGTGCCGATTAGACTTCACtagaaaaatttaagagaaatattttatttatataaaaaaaagtcctataaatttatattattattaaaaactaactattaatgtaaaaattttaagattattgaatactaatttagttaaacgTTTAACTCTTAGAATCATAATATTTCACTATACTTTTAAATTTGACGTCCATTGACAGCCCATTTTATTGATACTGATCCGGTGGtagctattttttcttttaacagtTTTGctcatttattaatatttaaatgatttaacaCTATGTTCATACAAAATATCAAGATATTTTAATCCAGCCTATAAGTCGCTTCTTTCGTGACTTGAACTCGTTATAGTctctactctgataccaattatTGAAGACTCAACTATTGATCTAAAGGTCCCAAAACTATTagatactaatttaattaaagatttATTCCTCAAAATCATAATAGTTACTCAAGATAACGCATTagattgtataatattttttaatataaaaaataaggcatattatattaaattacgttaatttataaatttctttttataaatataaggaCTTCTTAAAGTTTCATATTAAACTTCATcctacaaaaaaataagaaataaagaaagaaagagttttGAGTGATGTTACTTTACTGCTCAGAGTGCATCGCTCTATCATATTgttagtgtaaaaaaaaatatttatatttatttattattttaaaatatttttaaaaaatatcaatatattaataattatttttttaattactaaataaaaaaattataataaaattaaaattatgaggtgtgaaaatgaaatgggaaataaaatagactaagtagcatttttcaagAGGTTTTCGTTTGTGACCTTTGGGTGGGCTCCAGTCTCTTTTCCAGTAACTCGGTATCAATTCAACCTTTcgatacaaatataatatataaaccaaCAACTAGAATTGCCCCCGACCTTGCATATTCTCTGCATCACTAAGAAATGGATGCTTTCATCTTCCTCGTTCTCTTCTCTTCCACCTTGCTGCTGAGCGCAAAGGCTTCTGAAACCAATTGCCCCATGATGCGGTGCGCTCCTGGCGCGCCCAAGATTCAGTTTCCTTTCCACGCAGAAGGCCTGCAGCCGCACTCTGTCCACCCCAGTTTCAAGCTCGCCTGCAAAGACAACGCAACTCTAATTCACCTCCCATCGTACGGCGATTTGGTCATCAAATCCATCTCTTACGACGCCAAAAGACTCGATCTTCTTGACCCCAAAAACTGTGTCCACGAAGTATTTCTCAACCTCGATCTCTCCCTCACACCTTTTCGTTACTACTACGTTGTCAAGAACTACACATACCTCAATTGTTCCTCCAGGCTTCCACCTTCTTTCACCGAGGTTCCCTGCCTGAGTGGCTCTGGACATCATGTCTATACCGTAGAACCATCTTTATCTCTTCCAGATTCTTGCAGGCCGGTGAAAACTGTGGCGATTCCCTTTCTTTATAGCCCGTACCTCTCCGATAATAGTTTCGGTCTTGGGTTATCTTGGGACCTACCTGGATTCCAAGATTGTGAAGCAGAAGGAGGCCATTGTGAATTGAAGTATAAGATACGACTTTCCAGCGTAACAAAGGACAAAGGTGACATTTCTTCATTTCCctcgtccttttttttttttttcttttttgtgcatAACCCTTTTACTTTTGGAAAATTTAgcatgttttattatttttattattattattattattattattatgttttgggtaatataaaatattcatttggcgTCTTTGATAGGGTGAAACATGTTGAAAAGAATAACACCTACCGTTAAGTTACGGTTTAGACAgtgaaatgagaaattttaaataaaagttaaaaattaaataaaatattattataatatttaaaaaaattaaaatttttattatattttatttaaatatttaaaaaaattataataataaaataaaataagatatttttactattcaaacgagTTGTAAGCaaaaattatttgcaaagaaaaatgaCGTAGTTATACTATATTACaact from Juglans regia cultivar Chandler chromosome 2, Walnut 2.0, whole genome shotgun sequence carries:
- the LOC118347668 gene encoding glutathione S-transferase T3-like, whose protein sequence is MDSGEHGNMFFTSLLTQEPELDHIYVGQGEQHPVTLDDSPPPPQVDPPPSQRKSARGANFTPEEDKLLVSAWLNSSIDAIQGTDQKHAQLWEKVSQYFNDYKESTNERSVGSLIHRWSAIQKATNKFCAKLAQVEGLNQSGMTEQDKFDKAKVMYQSLEKTAFQFEHCWQLLKDQPKWNQRCTKDGTKRRSTMSPTYSRTSAVATNSPIDSVGGTEGENMETNNVIELDRPIGRKAEKGKRKAQGRASEELVELSKKRYTLLEESRAQEKEFFRLKAEKMAYEREMEENKSRQEDERLRLEAEKLEIARLEREERIMLLDVSTLNEVQQVYFQQLQREILARRNASSD
- the LOC109004972 gene encoding uncharacterized protein LOC109004972, which translates into the protein MGYYIADGIYPKWPTFVKTIPSPQGNKKKNFATAQESARKDVERAFGVLQQRFAIVRGPSRLFKVNDLTNIMKTCVILHNMIIEDERDDSQGLNMEYDQLDDDIPELSRNPTNEFMNFIQRHHEIRDSSAHHQLQADLIEHHWQFHSQQ
- the LOC109005158 gene encoding RING-H2 finger protein ATL20-like; protein product: MDAFIFLVLFSSTLLLSAKASETNCPMMRCAPGAPKIQFPFHAEGLQPHSVHPSFKLACKDNATLIHLPSYGDLVIKSISYDAKRLDLLDPKNCVHEVFLNLDLSLTPFRYYYVVKNYTYLNCSSRLPPSFTEVPCLSGSGHHVYTVEPSLSLPDSCRPVKTVAIPFLYSPYLSDNSFGLGLSWDLPGFQDCEAEGGHCELKYKIRLSSVTKDKVFLSTMISICILGMAMLSVAFLKKYHSKKIHCQQETEEALYPTEIEKSYGDYDGLKPDSDDHHTDKLVNNIKHETV